A region from the Leishmania panamensis strain MHOM/PA/94/PSC-1 chromosome 20 sequence genome encodes:
- a CDS encoding hypothetical protein (TriTrypDB/GeneDB-style sysID: LpmP.20.0300): MTNADTPQIRDGNNVSQGKVRSFLSNALLYVFLALVVINIFGKAPMVPVESTRSVQTQAPALTSTLSSLRPLARHGERFSVVVETQPPLFEPLKFENLFFDHDALAAANRSVTIPVNLKPCVAVNCTVTLRVQWSLRNYTFSSTAPLVRFFHDAAVPKKYLFGSDNEGESAIVAVPDSSAYKQYFQPEVTLSPVVFFDYPLPDPCFEFTPVVESQPGFYGPSLYINNFWVLREHHVKLNASSASQPLNFTVHLTPLPRWKALLYTQFEMSMATQAAFGLSKASEAETTKRMLLDVSTKNPLLLIVTAIVTLLHSVFEFLAFSNDVKFWKGRKDFRGLSVRSIVINCYFQSIIFLYLLENSETSWAVLVPSGMGALMEYWKLAKTLKIVKVETQVTTVAEAQGAARESARKKGTWRISGYDIGFNDSYDSRTQKHDDVAVRYLIYAMIPLLSGYAVYSALYKTHRNWYSFLISTQVQFIYSFGFAQMTPQIFINYKMKSVGQLPWRTFIYKSLNTVIDDLFAFVIKMPWLHRLACFQDDIVFAILLYQRWIYPVDMSRFDGDSGTDAAEEAVPGVEAAEAEKKNQ; the protein is encoded by the coding sequence ATGACCAACGCAGACACTCCACAGATTCGCGACGGCAACAACGTCAGCCAAGGAAAAGTGAGGTCTTTTTTGTCCAATGCGCTGCTCTACGTGTTCCTAGCGCTCGTGGTCATCAACATCTTTGGAAAGGCGCCGATGGTCCCCGTGGAGAGCACGAGGTCAGTGCAAACTCAGGCGCCAGCTCTGACGTCCACGTTGTCCAGTTTGCGTCCGCTTGCTCGACATGGGGAGCGCTTCAGCGTCGTAGTTGAAACGCAGCCACCCCTGTTCGAGCCTCTCAAATTCGAGAATCTTTTTTTCGATCACGATGCGTTGGCGGCGGCCAACCGTAGCGTAACAATCCCCGTCAATCTGAAGCCGTGCGTAGCCGTCAACTGTACAGTAACTCTGAGAGTTCAGTGGTCTCTGCGCAACTACACATTTTCATCAACAGCGCCGCTTGTACGTTTTTTCCacgatgctgctgtgccgaAGAAGTATCTCTTTGGAAGTGACAACGAGGGTGAGAGCGCGATCGTGGCGGTGCCTGACAGCAGTGCGTACAAACAGTACTTCCAGCCGGAGGTGACACTGAGCCCTGTCGTCTTCTTCGATTACCCTCTTCCGGACCCCTGCTTTGAGTTCACTCCTGTGGTAGAATCGCAGCCCGGCTTCTACGGCCCTTCGCTTTACATCAATAACTTCtgggtgctgcgcgagcaccATGTGAAGCTGAATGCAAGCAGCGCATCACAGCCGCTCAACTTCACTGTGCACCTCACTCCACTTCCGCGATGGAAGGCGCTTCTATACACCCAGTTCGAAATGTCGATGGCGACGCAGGCGGCTTTCGGCCTTTCGAAGGCCTCCGAGGCGGAGACGACAAAAAGGATGCTGTTAGATGTGAGCACAAAGAATCCACTCCTCCTCATTGTCACAGCGATTGTGACGCTTCTGCACTCCGTGTTCGAgtttctcgccttctccaacGATGTGAAGTTCTGGAAGGGCCGTAAGGACTTTCGGGGTCTCTCTGTCCGGAGCATCGTCATCAACTGCTACTTTCAGTCCATCATTTTCCTCTACCTCCTCGAGAACAGCGAAACTTCGTGGGCCGTGCTCGTACCATCTGGAATGGGCGCGCTCATGGAGTATTGGAAGCTTGCAAAGACGCTGAAGATCGTAAAAGTCGAGACTCAAGTCACGACCGTCGCCGAAGCACAGGGGGCTGCGAGGGAATCGGCGAGAAAGAAGGGAACATGGAGGATTTCCGGGTACGACATCGGCTTTAATGACTCGTACGATTCCAGGACGCAGAAGCACGACGACGTGGCAGTCCGGTATCTTATCTACGCGATGATTCCGCTCCTGAGCGGCTACGCTGTGTACTCAGCTTTGTACAAAACACATCGCAACTGGTACTCTTTCCTCATCTCCACGCAGGTTCAGTTCATCTATAGCTTTGGCTTTGCGCAGATGACCCCTCAGATTTTCATCAACTACAAAATGAAGAGCGTTGGTCAGCTTCCGTGGCGCACGTTCATCTACAAATCCCTCAACACCGTCATCGACGACCTCTTTGCTTTTGTCATTAAGATGCCATGGCTGCATCGACTTGCCTGCTTTCAAGACGATATTGTATTTGCCATTCTTCTGTACCAGCGCTGGATTTACCCAGTTGATATGTCTCGCTTCGACGGAGACAGCGGCACAGATGCGGCAGAGGAAGCCGTTCCTGGAGTAGAGGCTgccgaggcagagaagaagaatcAGTAG
- a CDS encoding hypothetical protein (TriTrypDB/GeneDB-style sysID: LpmP.20.0290), with protein MKRMGRVFAVKSKAGTAPRVVVPPHDEATVQAVLTGEWLDCCFREYLERKRLFENRFRNRVGLMIRILGLLVLFLAVLWSIWPMWRVLIDVEVDDYYKALEIPSTATPTEITRGYRTMMKRWHPDHNPNCGQFCREKTERIKEAYDILLSRSDHELTLANQYHGGLMTLRSLLSFRGFQISGDAAMNVFMILLHVYPPSARKSSLLRVVCSVVILVFCAVHETLFASGFNIVTVIEILYYFLSVAKGSAQQKSMEEVRQNSYFDVVRDAFVLLGCASATHIAVLWSESTTISMEEAFRMLYGSVYVLSFLYRFSPNMYDNFLMRKCSLPLTYVDMASGRFTWTRFATSELMFLVDDLFVFTCRISSAYRVVVYIVHFVSLCQFFMLPWDTPIVHGRASVRAAATRAEEPKVLTAASAQTTVAQSTNVDATQTAEQGTCVQSYITQEDEYVVADLDNETVAWMDIASLKYKALILALGRKHAQQHGQSVDAVDIAPSADLQNVVVIAFSRGAGTGPGASQQKLDVLCQVHDPEMSRLVAMERGPKVMVPARLKSLWNLDLARVEYRKGLGSDAPLTSAQVWRKRAQGRLSAAWKTLVVMVCVSVALALICAVTGPSSQAAVRSSKGIDSSLRPQLFARFLRALPPTHFVNALSGGLLTVAQIPICTLDWWDAGLTLGFLR; from the coding sequence ATGAAGCGCATGGGGCGGGTGTTTGCGGTGAAGTCGAAAGCAGGCACTGCCCCTCGCGTCGTTGTTCCGCCGCATGATGAAGCGActgtgcaggcggtgctcaCCGGGGAGTGGCTGGACTGCTGCTTTCGGGAGTATCTTGAGAGAAAGCGTCTTTTTGAAAATCGCTTTCGCAATCGAGTTGGGCTGATGATTCGCATTCTCGGCCTCCTGGTGCTTTTCCTCGCTGTGTTGTGGAGTATATGGCCGATGTGGCGGGTGCTGATTGACGTTGAAGTAGATGACTACTACAAGGCTTTGGAGATCCCCTCAACTGCGACGCCCACTGAAATCACGCGGGGGTATCGAACTATGATGAAGCGCTGGCACCCAGATCACAATCCGAACTGTGGTCAGTTTTGTCGGGAAAAGACGGAGCGCATCAAAGAGGCATACGACATCTTGTTGTCACGCAGTGACCACGAATTGACTCTCGCAAACCAATACCATGGGGGCCTCATGACGCTCCGCTCGTTGCTATCGTTCCGCGGGTTTCAGATATCTGGAGATGCGGCGATGAATGTCTTCATGATATTGCTGCACGTGTACCCCCCCAGCGCGAGGAAGAGCTCCCTGCTCAGAGTGGTGTGCAGCGTTGTCATTTTGGTCTTTTGCGCGGTGCACGAGACCTTATTTGCCAGTGGCTTCAATATTGTGACTGTGATCGAAATCTTGTACTACTTTCTCTCAGTGGCAAAAGGCTCTGCGCAGCAGAAGTcaatggaggaggtgcggcaAAATTCGTATTTTGATGTGGTGCGCGACGCGTTTGTCTTGCTGGGCTGCGCGAGTGCTACACACATTGCTGTGTTGTGGAGTGAGAGTACCACGATATCGATGGAAGAGGCCTTCCGCATGCTGTATGGCAGCGTCTacgttctctctttcctgtaCAGATTCTCGCCAAACATGTATGACAACTTTTTAATGCGTAAAtgctcgctgccgctcacgTATGTGGACATGGCCAGTGGAAGGTTCACGTGGACCCGGTTTGCGACAAGCGAACTGATGTTTCTCGTCGACGATTTGTTTGTCTTCACGTGTCGCATCTCCAGCGCGTATCGAGTAGTGGTGTACATTGTGCACTTCGTTTCCCTCTGCCAGTTTTTCATGTTGCCATGGGATACACCGATTGTCCACGGGAGGGCCAGCGTGAGAGCAGCGGCTACTAGGGCGGAAGAGCCAAAAGTACTGACTGCAGCGAGCGCGCAGACTACAGTAGCTCAATCTACCAACGTCGACGCCACGCAGACGGCTGAGCAAGGCACGTGTGTTCAGTCCTACATAACACAAGAAGACGAATACGTCGTTGCCGATCTTGACAACGAGACTGTGGCGTGGATGGATATTGCGAGCCTCAAGTACAAGGCTCTCATCCTTGCGCTTGGTCGCAAGCATGCCCAGCAGCATGGCCAGTCGGTGGATGCCGTCGACATTGCGCCGAGTGCTGACTTGCAGAATGTTGTAGTCATCGCGTTCTCCCGAGGTGCGGGTACCGGACCGGGTGCATCTCAACAGAAGCTCGACGTTTTGTGTCAGGTACATGACCCGGAGATGAGTCGACTTGTGGCGATGGAGCGTGGGCCAAAAGTAATGGTGCCTGCGCGCCTCAAATCGCTGTGGAACCTGGATCTCGCACGTGTGGAGTACCGCAAGGGCCTCGGCTCTGATGCCCCGTTGACAAGTGCACAGGTGTGGCGAAAGCGGGCACAAGGGCGGCTATCCGCAGCGTGGAAAACACTAGTGGtgatggtgtgtgtgtccgttgCGCTTGCCCTTATTTGCGCCGTAACTGGACCATCCTCACAAGCCGCTGTACGGAGCTCCAAGGGTATCGATAGTTCTCTTCGTCCACAACTCTTTGCCCGCTTTTTACGGGCATTGCCGCCAACCCATTTTGTGAATGCGTTGTCAGGAGGTCTGCTGACAGTGGCACAAATTCCCATCTGCACACTGGATTGGTGGGATGCCGGGCTCACACTTGGCTTTTTACGCTAG